The Euphorbia lathyris chromosome 2, ddEupLath1.1, whole genome shotgun sequence genome includes a window with the following:
- the LOC136220309 gene encoding transcription factor MYB17, translating to MGRTPCCDKKGLKKGPWTPEEDELLTAYINKNGHGSWRSLPKLAGLLRCGKSCRLRWTNYLRPDIKRGPFTLEEEKHVIQLHGILGNRWAAIASQLAGRTDNEIKNLWNTHLKKRLLCMGLDPKTHKPLASFGQPLIKTQAAASPSTRHMAQWESARLEAEARLSKESSLFYPPPPPPPNSDYFLRIWNSDVGESFRSFNNSNVNNNKGYCCESPAASQASVSAVTSADMECKSCTGDLMMSSDSTSDSSDSTLQLLLDFPINNVHDMSFLQGNIDDDVVSSLYK from the exons aTGGGAAGGACACCTTGTTGTGACAAGAAAGGATTGAAGAAAGGTCCATGGAcacctgaagaagatgaacttctTACTGCTTATATCAACAAGAATGGCCATGGAAGCTGGCGTTCTCTTCCTAAACTTGCTG GTTTACTTCGATGTGGAAAGAGTTGCCGGCTAAGATGGACGAACTATCTCCGTCCCGATATAAAAAGAGGGCCATTTACTCTTGAAGAAGAGAAACATGTTATCCAACTTCATGGAATTCTTGGTAACAG gTGGGCTGCAATTGCGTCTCAACTAGCAGGAAGAACAGACAACGAGATAAAAAATCTATGGAACACTCACTTAAAGAAGCGTCTTCTTTGCATGGGACTCGACCCAAAAACGCACAAACCTCTAGCGTCTTTCGGTCAACCCCTCATTAAAACACAAGCAGCAGCTTCTCCTTCAACTCGTCATATGGCACAATGGGAAAGCGCTAGACTCGAAGCCGAAGCTCGGCTTTCAAAGGAGTCTTCTCTTTTTTACCCTCCTCCGCCTCCTCCGCCGAACTCCGATTACTTCCTCCGGATATGGAATTCCGACGTCGGGGAATCGTTTCGGAGTTTTAATAACAGTAatgttaataataataagggttaTTGTTGTGAAAGTCCGGCGGCTTCTCAGGCTTCGGTTTCGGCTGTAACGAGTGCTGATATGGAATGCAAAAGCTGCACCGGAGATTTAATGATGTCGTCGGATTCTACTTCGGATTCATCGGATTCTACTCTTCAGCTTTTGTTGGATTTTCCGATTAATAATGTTCATGATATGAGTTTTCTGCAAGGGAATATTGATGATGATGTTGTTTCTTCCTTGTATAAATGA